In the genome of Fusarium fujikuroi IMI 58289 draft genome, chromosome FFUJ_chr02, one region contains:
- the fsr1 gene encoding fusarubin cluster-polyketide synthase — protein sequence MASHMKLYLFGDQTFDVQPHLQHLLQKRDNLFLHEFLNQSYNALRAELFKIPYSIRKDLPRFTCQEDLLLWDQSGPRCVALDMAMTTLYQLGTFISQAGISSYDAQNSRVVGLCTGAFAAAAVSCSSFTADLIPMAVSSVVAAFRTGLLVTDTARRVDPSQDLNRSWALLVPGQKAAKAFQEFWDANDGGVLTSMPYISAYAPNGITVSGPPQRLGDLAHWLASKSITSKAIPIYSAYHAPHLYSQKDARRIVDGLMLNKAVSPSEQIPLLSSTGSKPEERSFATLLEDAIAQALLHPLRWGSIFDDVQAALETTGSQQFSVQSIGSNAEHLIYTALKKTSLRYLVPETTVPSQPTSVPSVPDAGTSKPKLAIVAMSGRFPGAKDNEAYWDLLYKGLDVHKPVPSLRWDQQTHVDPTGAGKNTSATPFGCWLDDPSEFDARFFNISPREAPQIDPAQRLALMTAYEAIEQAGIVPDATPSTRPDRVGIFYGVTSNDWMETNSAQNIDTYYIPGGNRAFIPGRINYFFKFSGPSYAVDTACSSSLAGIHLACNALWQGDVDTAIAGGTNVLTNPDYHAGLDRGHFLSRTGNCKTFDDGADGYCRGEGVATIIIKRLDDAIAENDPILGVVLGAHTNHSAESESITRPHVGAQRVIFNKILNEAAVDPYSVSYVEMHGTGTQAGDATEMSSVLETFAPPVAEGKVARPESQKLYIGSAKANIGHGEAASGVCSVIKVLQMLKKDTIVPHCGIKNKINHRFPTDLEQRNVRIAMGPTQWKKGTEINPRRVFVNNFSAAGGNSALLIQDAPPRKQLIASNDSRIQFPIAITAKSGVSLQGNMRSMLKFLSTNSHVSLAELSYTTTARRIHHQHRVLIPGATSEEICSKIETALQNNTGVTRPKAAPKVVFTFTGQGAQYPGMGKQLFEENEFVRNELLSLDRIAQNLGFPSMLPFIQSDEPDVSKFAPSLVQLASVCLQITLSKLWASWGITPTAVVGHSLGEYAALNVAGVLSDTDTLFLVGGRAQLLEQKCTRGTHAMLVVKGSQEEITEALKGQEYETACINSPIETVLAGPNEQIAKVKEQLAAASFKTTLLKVPYAFHSSQLEPMVSDIEKLAGKVTFSDPKIPILCPLEGTVIENANPFNASYLARHSRQPVNMLTALTTAYRDGYLSDRSMVLEVGPHPAVSGMVKPTLGQQITCVASLQRRRAPWDMLSAALKSLYDAGASINWVDYQSNFPGAHTVVDLPAYSWDLKEYWIQYVNDWSLRKGDPPLVINNVSKLESTTIHSVVEESGDSEKTGIVVEADIARKDLSPLVQGHEVDGIPLCTPSVYADIALTLGKYLLERYQPQQKDDMVVVSDMTVSKALILRGDGSRHPIQAHAEADWSSQSVSIKFMSFDNKGNLQEHSACVVLFKDRSHQDALQSEALTTKQKMQNLRNQITTGESARFNRPMAYRMIRPLARFHDDYRAIDEVVLNSETLEASSKISFGTVKRDGDFHTHPAVIDALTQSCGFAMNCNDHTDIDVDVYMNHGWGSLELFEPLDFEKEYTTYTQMHAGEDKLWYGDVTIFDQDRVVAFFGQIAIQGVPRRVLKVILSIESGKKGQPQRQTQDKPRNTPSQTKDSTPKPAQNKPAAKVEPPKFSTAIRIISEESGIDVSDFTDGTTFADVGIDSLLGLTISARFQEELDIDLDFNALFFEHPTVKDLRAFLGADEDVSESSSSAASDSGRDTTTTGSATPELQEEFAESAEVEFERALEIISEESGVARSDLDDETNFADCGVDSLLSLVIASRFQDTFGLNIAHEQLFMECQTVGDLKTMLAREMGLATPASKPAAIPAPVVSEAVAQETVVTHSDTSNLAEREQAITELVNKYTAGFKAPTSNPNGPPLGKNESVVLVTGASGGLGSHLVYALAQLEEVHTVVCLNRPNREDPTTRQYKAMRDKGIRFPEHLKSKVRIFQTDTSKPKLGVADSEYASLIRSVTHIIHNAWPMSAKRPLSGFESQFQVFRNLLDLGRECASNRPADFKFSFQMISSIGVVGQWGLAAGQTGKIVVPEERTTIDSLLGNGYAEAKWGCERMLDETLHKFTDRFRPMVVRLGQIAGSKTSGYWNPMEHFGFLIKSSQTLNALPDVDGNLNWTPVNDIADTLTDLILSDRTPYPIYHIDNPIGQQWRDVNNILSDTLRIPNKVPFKEWLDMVRKAPQQDNPAALLADFLEDTYLRMACGGLVLDVKHSLEHSKSLSAVGPVSETVVRKYIHIWKEIGFLKTTAEDKAGFEAERLRLWGPRV from the exons ATGGCATCCCACATGAAGCTGTATCTCTTCGGAGACCAAACCTTTGATGTCCAACCTCACTTACAGCACCTCCTCCAGAAGCGCGACAATCTCTTTCTTCACGAGTTTCTGAACCAGAGCTACAATGCCCTCCGCGCTGaactcttcaagatcccGTATAGTATCAGAAAGGATCTTCCGCGGTTTACGTGCCAGGAGGATCTTCTACTTTGGGATCAGAGTGGTCCGCGATGCGTGGCGCTTGATATGGCGATGACGACTTTGTATCAGCTCGGCACATTCATTAG TCAAGCGGGTATTTCCTCGTATGATGCGCAGAATTCAAGGGTCGTTGGTCTCTGCACCGGCGCTTTTGCAGCTGCGGCTGTTAGTTGCAGTAGCTTCACAGCAGATCTGATCCCCATGGCTGTTTCGTCCGTCGTCGCAGCTTTCCGAACAGGTCTTCTCGTTACTGATACAGCTCGGCGAGTTGATCCAAGCCAAGACTTGAACAGGAGCTGGGCTCTTCTTGTCCCGGGTCAAAAGGCAGCCAAAGCCTTCCAGGAGTTCTGGGATGCCAAT GACGGCGGTGTCTTGACTAGCATGCCCTATATCAGTGCCTATGCGCCAAATGGCATTACTGTTAGCGGTCCGCCTCAGCGTCTTGGCGATCTTGCGCATTGGCTTGCTTCCAAGAGCATTACGTCCAAAGCTATTCCCATCTATAGCGCTTACCACGCACCGCATCTGTACTCTCAGAAAGACGCTCGACGAATCGTCGATGGCTTGATGCTCAACAAGGCCGTGTCACCATCTGAACAGATCCCTCTTCTGTCTAGTACAGGCTCCAAGCCCGAGGAGCGAAGCTTCGCGACACTGTTGGAAGATGCCATCGCTCAagcccttcttcatcctctccgcTGGGGCTCGATCTTTGATGATGTCCAAGCTGCTCTTGAGACTACCGGATCTCAGCAGTTTAGTGTCCAGTCGATTGGTTCGAATGCTGAGCATCTGATCTACACTGCCCTCAAGAAGACATCTCTTCGATATCTCGTTCCAGAGACAACCGTGCCCAGCCAACCAACCAGTGTCCCAAGCGTTCCTGACGCTGGCACAAGCAAGCCAAAGCTTGCTATTGTCGCTATGTCCGGTCGCTTCCCTGGTGCGAAGGACAATGAAGCCTACTGGGATCTTCTCTACAAAGGTCTCGACGTCCATAAGCCCGTGCCTAGTCTTCGCTGGGATCAGCAAACCCACGTCGACCCTACCGGCGCAGGAAAGAACACGAGCGCTACACCATTTGGTTGCTGGCTAGATGACCCTTCAGAGTTTGACGctcgcttcttcaacatttcTCCCCGTGAAGCTCCTCAGATTGATCCCGCTCAGAGGTTAGCTCTCATGACAGCTTACGAAGCAATTGAACAAGCTGGTATCGTCCCTGATGCTACGCCCTCCACTCGACCTGATCGTGTTGGTATCTTTTATGGTGTCACCAGCAACGACTGGATGGAAACAAACAGCGCCCAAAATATCGACACGTACTACATCCCTGGCGGAAACCGAGCTTTCATCCCCGGCCGCATCAACTATTTCTTCAAGTTCAGCGGCCCCAGCTACGCCGTCGACACAGCGTGTTCATCATCGCTAGCCGGTATCCATCTTGCCTGCAACGCACTCTGGCAAGGCGACGTCGACACTGCCATCGCCGGCGGTACGAACGTGTTGACCAATCCTGACTATCACGCTGGTCTTGACAGGGGACACTTTCTCTCGCGCACTGGGAACTGCAAGACCTTTGACGATGGCGCAGATGGGTATTGTCGAGGCGAAGGGGTAGCGACTATCATTATCaagaggcttgatgatgCAATCGCAGAGAATGATCCGATCTTGGGTGTTGTACTCGGCGCGCATACGAATCATTCTGCTGAGTCGGAGTCGATTACGCGGCCGCATGTTGGTGCACAGCGGGTtatcttcaacaagatcttgaaCGAGGCTGCTGTCGATCCTTATAGTGTCAGCTACGTCGAGATGCATGGAAC CGGTACGCAAGCTGGCGATGCCACCGAGATGTCCAGTGTCCTCGAGACCTTTGCACCACCAGTGGCTGAAGGCAAAGTCGCCCGTCCAGAATCCCAGAAACTCTACATCGGCTCAGCGAAAGCAAATATCGGCCATGGCGAGGCCGCCTCTGGTGTCTGCAGCGTGATCAAGGTCCTtcagatgctgaagaaggacaCCATCGTTCCGCACTGcggcatcaagaacaagatcaaccaTCGCTTCCCCACTGATCTCGAGCAACGAAACGTACGTATTGCTATGGGGCCGACTCAATGGAAGAAAGGCACAGAGATAAATCCCAGACGTGTCTTTGTCAACAACTTCAGTGCTGCGGGAGGTAACTCCGCGCTGTTGATCCAGGACGCACCGCCTAGAAAACAACTCATTGCCAGCAATGATTCTCGCATTCAATTCCCCATCGCGATCACTGCAAAGAGCGGCGTTTCCCTCCAAGGAAACATGCGCTCAATGCTCAAGTTCCTCAGCACAAACTCACACGTCTCCCTTGCTGAGCTCTCCTACACCACCACAGCACGTCGcatccaccaccaacaccgcGTTCTCATCCCCGGCGCTACCTCCGAAGAGATCTGCTCCAAGATCGAAACAGCTCTTCAGAACAATACTGGTGTCACACGGCCCAAGGCCGCACCAAAAGTGGTCTTTACTTTCACTGGTCAGGGAGCGCAGTACCCTGGAATGGGAAAGCAGCTCTTTGAGGAGAACGAGTTCGTGCGCAATGAGCTTCTTTCACTTGATCGAATTGCTCAGAATTTGGGATTTCCTTCGATGCTTCCTTTCATTCAATCTGATGAGCCTGATGTTAGCAAGTTTGCGCCTTCGCTTGTTCAGCTTGCTAGTGTTTGTCTTCAGATTACGCTGAGCAAACTCTGGGCGTCTTGGGGAATTACCCCGACTGCTGTTGTGGGACATAGTCTTGGAGAGTATGCTGCTCTCAACGTCGCTGGGGTTCTGTCGGACACTGATACACTATTCCTTGTTGGTGGCCGAGCGCAGTTACTTGAGCAGAAGTGCACTCGCGGTACCCACGCCATGCTTGTGGTGAAGGGATCTCAGGAGGAGATTACTGAAGCACTCAAAGGTCAAGAGTACGAGACTGCTTGTATCAACTCTCCCATCGAGACTGTTCTTGCTGGTCCGAATGAGCAGAtcgccaaggtcaaggagcagCTTGCGGCGGCTAGCTTCAAGACcactcttctcaaggtcCCTTACGCTTTCCACTCATCTCAGTTGGAGCCAATGGTGTCCGACATCGAGAAGCTCGCCGGAAAAGTGACTTTCTCCGATCCCAAGATCCCAATTCTGTGTCCTTTGGAAGGTACTGTCATCGAGAACGCGAATCCTTTCAATGCCTCATATCTCGCCCGACACTCTAGACAGCCAGTCAACATGCTCACTGCACTGACTACCGCTTACCGCGACGGCTACCTCAGCGATCGCTCAATGGTGCTTGAAGTTGGTCCTCACCCAGCTGTCTCCGGTATGGTCAAGCCCACCCTCGGCCAACAGATCACATGTGTCGCCTCCCTCCAGCGTAGGCGAGCACCCTGGGATATGCTCTCCGCAGCGCTCAAGAGTCTCTACGATGCTGGAGCCAGCATCAATTGGGTCGATTACCAGAGCAACTTCCCTGGCGCACACACAGTCGTCGACCTTCCGGCTTATAGCTGGGATCTCAAGGAGTACTGGATCCAGTACGTTAATGACTGGTCGCTGAGAAAGGGCGATCCTCCTTTGGTCATCAATAATGTCTCCAAGCTCGAGAGCACTACTATTCATagtgttgttgaggagagtgGCGACTCTGAGAAGACTGGTATTGTCGTTGAGGCCGATATTGCTCGCAAGGATTTGAGTCCGCTTGTGCAGGGTCATGAGGTCGATGGGATCCCTCTCTGCACTCCATCTGTCTATGCTGATATCGCATTGACTCTTGGTAAGTATCTACTTGAGAGGTATCAACCACAGCAGAAGGACGACATGGTTGTTGTCTCGGACATGACTGTCTCAAAGGCCTTGATCCTCCGTGGCGATGGATCTCGCCATCCCATCCAGGCTCACGCTGAGGCAGACTGGTCATCTCAGTCAGTCTCGATTAAGTTCATGTCGTTCGAT AACAAGGGCAATCTGCAAGAACACTCCGCTTGTGTAGTCCTCTTCAAGGACCGAAGCCATCAAGACGCTCTCCAAAGCGAAGCCCTCACCACCAAGCAGAAGATGCAAAACCTCCGCAACCAAATCACCACCGGTGAAAGCGCACGCTTCAACCGCCCCATGGCATACCGCATGATACGTCCTCTCGCACGCTTCCACGACGACTACCGCGCCATCGACGAGGTCGTCCTCAACAGCGAAACCCTGGAAGCTTCCAGCAAGATCAGTTTCGGCACCGTCAAGCGCGACGGCGACTTCCACACTCACCCCGCTGTCATCGACGCTCTTACTCAGTCTTGTGGTTTTGCTATGAACTGCAATGACCACACTGAtattgacgttgatgtttACATGAATCATGGCTGGGGATCGCTTGAGCTGTTTGAGCCgcttgactttgagaaggaGTATACTACTTATACTCAGATGCATGCTGGAGAGGATAAGCTCTGGTATGGTGATGTGACGATCTTTGACCAGGATAGAGTTGTTGCGTTCTTTGGTCAGATTGCGATTCAAGGTGTTCCTCGAAGAGTCCTCAAGGTGATACTCTCAATTGAGAGTGGCAAGAAGGGCCAGCCTCAGCGCCAGACGCAAGACAAGCCCCGAAACACTCCCTCGCAAACTAAGGATTCCACCCCTAAGCCAGCACAGAACAAGCCGGCAGCCAAGGTAGAGCCACCGAAGTTCTCTACCGCAATCCGCATCATTTCCGAGGAAAGCGGGATCGATGTCTCGGATTTCACCGATGGTACCACCTTCGCCGACGTCGGCATCGACTCCCTCCTCGGTCTCACCATCTCCGCCCGCTTCCAGGAAGAGCTCGACATTGATCTTGACTTCAACGCTCTCTTCTTCGAACACCCCACCGTCAAAGATCTGCGCGCCTTTCTCGGCGCAGACGAAGATGTCTCTGAGAGTTCATCCTCTGCAGCTAGTGACTCTGGTCGTGACACGACTACCACTGGAAGCGCTACGCCAGAACTCCAAGAGGAGTTTGCGGAATCAGCTGAGGTTGAGTTTGAGCGCGCTCTTGAGATTATCTCTGAGGAGAGTGGTGTTGCGAGATCTGATCTAGATGACGAGACGAACTTTGCGGACTGTGGTGTTGATTCTCTTCTGTCGCTTGTAATCGCGAGTCGCTTCCAGGATACGTTTGGTCTGAATATTGCGCACGAGCAGCTGTTTATGGAGTGTCAGACTGTTGGCGATCTCAAGACCATGCTGGCGCGCGAGATGGGTTTGGCTACTCCGGCTTCTAAACCCGCTGCTATTCCCGCACCTGTGGTCTCTGAAGCAGTCGCTCAAGAAACAGTCGTCACCCACAGCGACACTTCGAACCTCGCCGAACGCGAACAAGCAATCACTGAGCTTGTCAACAAGTACACCGCTGGCTTCAAAGCGCCCACTTCAAACCCCAATGGTCCTCCTCTGGGCAAGAATGAAAGCGTCGTCCTCGTCACAGGCGCATCAGGCGGGTTGGGAAGCCATCTCGTCTACGCCCTCGCGCAACTCGAAGAAGTCCACACCGTCGTATGTCTCAACCGGCCCAACAGAGAAGACCCAACAACGCGCCAGTACAAGGCCATGAGAGACAAGGGCATCCGTTTCCCGGAGCATCTCAAGTCCAAGGTGCGAATCTTCCAAACTGATACCTCAAAGCCTAAGCTTGGAGTTGCGGATAGCGAATATGCATCTTTGATCCGGTCTGTTACGCACATCATCCACAACGCCTGGCCCATGAGTGCGAAGCGTCCTCTCTCGGGCTTTGAGTCGCAGTTCCAAGTCTTCCgcaatcttcttgatctgggaCGTGAGTGTGCTTCGAATCGTCCTGCAGACTTCAAGTTCAGCTTCCAGATGATTTCGTCaattggtgttgttggacAGTGGGGACTGGCTGCTGGTCAGACTGGCAAGATTGTTGTTCCTGAGGAGAGGACTACGATTGACTCACTACTCGGTAACGGGTACGCTGAGGCGAAATGGGGTTGCGAGAGGATGCTTGATGAGACTCTCCACAAGTTCACAGATCGTTTCCGTCCCATGGTGGTGCGTCTTGGTCAGATCGCTGGGTCCAAGACGAGCGGCTACTGGAACCCAATGGAGCACTTTGGCTTCCTTATCAAGTCCTCCCAGACTCTGAATGCTCTTCCTGACGTCGACGGTAATCTCAACTGGACTCCCGTTAACGACATCGCCGACACTCTGACCgatctcatcctctccgACCGCACTCCCTACCCAATCTACCACATCGACAACCCCATCGGCCAACAATGGCGCGacgtcaacaacatcctctCCGACACCCTTCGCATTCCCAACAAAGTCCCCTTCAAGGAATGGCTCGATATGGTGCGCAAAGCTCCTCAGCAGGATAACCCCGCTGCTCTGCTGGCAGACTTCCTTGAAGACACATACCTCCGCATGGCCTGTGGtggtcttgttctcgatgTGAAGCATTCGCTTGAGCACTCCAAGTCTTTGTCGGCGGTCGGACCTGTTTCGGAGACCGTGGTTAGGAAGTATATCCATATCTGGAAGGAGATTGGGTTCTTGAAGACTACGGCAGAGGACAAGGCTGGGTTTGAGGCGGAGAGGTTGAGACTTTGGGGACCTAGGGTGTAG